The Glycine soja cultivar W05 chromosome 6, ASM419377v2, whole genome shotgun sequence genome has a window encoding:
- the LOC114414243 gene encoding uncharacterized protein LOC114414243: MDNTEAEEQLASEMLLNQKLEELDEAYQTKISHVYDYANFTLPKDFFKCGYECFDGSKRQEEVINCVNNCADRLTKVQKALNNEINMFEQKMGKSVLVCQLKHDEAKLQQKAGAGPDLVSCLDQAIQENIKFLPDINKLKAAFGISDDSS; the protein is encoded by the exons ATGGATAACACAGAAGCTGAAGAGCAATTAGCTTCAGAGATGCTGCTGAATCAGAAACTCGAAGAATTGGATGAGGCTTATCAAACTAAGATTTCCCATGTCTATGACTATGCCAATTTTACTCTTCCG aaagatttttttaaatgtggaTATGAGTGCTTTGATGGAAGCAAAAGGCAGGAAGAAGTAATCAATTGTGTCAATAATTGCGCTGATCGTCTTACTAAAGTGCAAAAAGCTTTGAATAATGAGATAAACATGTTTGAG CAGAAGATGGGTAAATCAGTTTTGGTGTGTCAACTAAAGCATGACGAAGCTAAGCTCCAACAGAAAGCTGGTGCTGGGCCTGATTTGGTTTCCTGTCTTGACCAGGCAATCCAGGAAAACATCAAGTTTCTGCCAGATATTAACAAGCTGAAAGCTGCCTTTGGAATTAGTGACGATAGCTCGTAG